One Falsarthrobacter nasiphocae DNA segment encodes these proteins:
- the glmS gene encoding glutamine--fructose-6-phosphate transaminase (isomerizing), translating into MCGIVGYVGNAPAAGSADSHQHSALDVLIEGLRRLEYRGYDSAGVAVLTDQGIESRKKAGKLANLEAELEASPLPVAYTGIGHTRWATHGGPTDRNAHPHVVDGGSLALIHNGIIENFAEHKAALEADGVEFVSETDTEVAAALLAKVYDTESEGDLTRAMQLTSQRLEGAFTLLAIHKDHPGVVVASRRNSPLVIGLGEGENFLGSDVSGFIDFTKRAVELAQDQVVTITPESFEITDFFGSPAQGKEFTVDWDAAAAEKDGYPSFMEKEIHDQPEAVLQTLLGRSDIDGRLTLDEMRIDPEELKKIDKIIVLACGTSAYAGHVAKYAIETWCRIPTEVELAHEFRYREPIITPTTLVVSLSQSGETMDTLMAVRYAREQGARTMAICNTNGSTIPRESDAVLYTHAGPEIAVASTKAFLAQIVAAYLLGLYLAQLRGNKFQGEIKDILADLNKIPAKIQSVLDNADPIRELARSMKDADSVLFLGRHVGFPVALEGALKLKEIAYIHAEGFAAGELKHGPIALIEEGQPVFIVVPSPRGRDSLHAKVVSNIQEVRARGARTFVIAEEGDEAVKAYAEEVFFIPETQPLLAPLLATVPLQIFAAALAGAKGYDVDQPRNLAKSVTVE; encoded by the coding sequence ATGTGTGGAATCGTTGGATATGTGGGCAACGCCCCCGCCGCAGGCAGTGCGGACAGTCACCAGCACTCGGCTCTCGACGTGCTCATCGAAGGGCTTCGGCGCCTCGAATACCGTGGTTACGACTCGGCGGGCGTCGCCGTCCTGACGGACCAGGGGATCGAGAGCCGCAAGAAGGCAGGCAAGCTCGCCAACCTTGAGGCGGAGCTCGAGGCCAGCCCCCTCCCGGTCGCGTACACGGGCATCGGCCACACACGCTGGGCCACGCACGGCGGCCCCACGGACCGGAACGCGCACCCGCACGTCGTCGACGGCGGCAGCCTCGCGCTCATCCACAACGGCATCATCGAGAACTTCGCGGAGCACAAGGCCGCGCTTGAGGCCGACGGGGTCGAGTTCGTCTCCGAGACGGACACCGAGGTGGCCGCCGCCCTCCTCGCCAAGGTCTACGACACGGAGTCTGAGGGTGACCTGACGCGGGCCATGCAGCTCACGTCCCAGCGCCTTGAGGGTGCCTTCACGCTTCTGGCCATCCACAAGGACCACCCGGGCGTCGTCGTCGCCTCCCGCCGCAACTCGCCGCTCGTCATCGGGCTCGGCGAGGGCGAGAACTTCCTCGGCTCGGACGTCTCGGGCTTCATCGACTTCACCAAGCGGGCCGTCGAGCTTGCGCAGGACCAGGTCGTCACCATCACGCCCGAGTCCTTTGAGATCACCGACTTCTTCGGCAGCCCCGCCCAGGGCAAGGAGTTCACGGTCGACTGGGACGCGGCGGCCGCCGAGAAGGACGGCTACCCCTCCTTCATGGAGAAGGAGATCCACGACCAGCCCGAGGCCGTGCTCCAGACTCTCCTGGGCCGCTCGGACATCGACGGGCGCCTGACGCTCGACGAGATGCGGATCGACCCCGAAGAGCTCAAGAAGATCGACAAGATCATCGTCCTCGCCTGCGGCACCTCGGCCTACGCAGGCCACGTTGCCAAGTACGCCATCGAGACGTGGTGCCGCATTCCCACCGAGGTGGAGCTCGCACACGAGTTCCGCTACCGCGAGCCGATCATCACGCCGACGACCCTCGTCGTCTCCCTCTCCCAGTCCGGCGAGACGATGGACACGCTCATGGCCGTCCGCTACGCCCGCGAACAGGGCGCGCGCACCATGGCCATCTGCAACACGAACGGCTCCACGATCCCGCGCGAGTCCGATGCCGTGCTCTACACGCATGCAGGACCCGAGATCGCCGTGGCTTCCACGAAGGCGTTCCTCGCGCAGATCGTCGCCGCCTACCTCCTCGGCCTGTACTTGGCCCAGCTGCGCGGCAACAAGTTCCAGGGCGAGATCAAGGACATCCTCGCGGACCTCAACAAGATTCCCGCGAAGATCCAGTCCGTCCTCGACAACGCAGACCCAATCCGCGAACTGGCCCGCTCGATGAAGGACGCGGACTCCGTGCTCTTCCTCGGCCGCCACGTCGGCTTCCCCGTGGCCCTTGAGGGTGCCCTGAAGCTCAAGGAGATCGCCTACATCCACGCGGAGGGCTTCGCTGCCGGCGAGCTCAAGCATGGCCCGATCGCGCTCATCGAAGAGGGCCAGCCGGTCTTCATCGTCGTGCCGTCACCCCGCGGCCGCGACTCGCTCCACGCGAAGGTCGTCTCCAACATCCAGGAAGTCCGCGCCCGCGGCGCCCGCACCTTTGTCATCGCGGAGGAGGGGGACGAGGCCGTCAAGGCGTACGCCGAGGAGGTCTTCTTCATCCCGGAGACGCAGCCCCTCCTGGCACCGCTCCTCGCGACGGTTCCGCTCCAGATCTTCGCGGCAGCCCTCGCCGGCGCGAAGGGCTACGACGTGGACCAGCCCCGCAACCTCGCGAAGTCGGTCACGGTGGAGTAG
- a CDS encoding holo-ACP synthase: protein MIRGIGIDVVNIERFAETIRRTPALVGRLFTAKESEGLTARSLAARFAAKEALAKALGAPGGLAWHDAVIEGGRGEPPVIRLTGTCADRAAQLGATRWHVSLTHDEPVAQAVVILEG from the coding sequence GTGATCCGGGGAATCGGCATCGACGTCGTGAACATCGAGCGCTTCGCGGAGACGATCCGCCGCACGCCCGCGCTGGTCGGGCGGCTCTTCACGGCGAAGGAGAGCGAGGGCCTCACAGCCCGATCCCTGGCGGCCCGGTTCGCCGCCAAGGAGGCACTGGCCAAGGCGCTGGGCGCACCCGGGGGCCTGGCGTGGCACGACGCCGTGATCGAGGGCGGCCGGGGCGAGCCCCCGGTTATCCGCCTCACGGGGACCTGCGCGGACCGGGCGGCTCAGCTCGGGGCCACACGGTGGCACGTCTCCTTGACGCACGACGAGCCCGTAGCCCAGGCCGTTGTCATCCTCGAGGGGTAG
- a CDS encoding sugar transferase, which produces MLSDAIMVFLALTTANIWRFGLTREQLHVDETATSYWSVTAIIAVVWWVFLGLWGSRSPGILGQGFEEYKRTVSATLSLFGAIAILSYLSRVDTSRGYVAIALPAGLLLLLLSRAFWRRRLIQARLAGHWNYRVMLLGSPSSVLHLHSSLSAHPQAGYDPIVAYLPGFSRTAPNGDELPLPVAGTSLQVDGILAAIEDYRLDAVAISSSASLSPRAIRRLGWELADRHIRLIMAPALTDVAGPRIHTQPIAGLPLIHVSTPRLSGINAFLKRSFDVVLASLAAILLSPVLIATALAVKLDSPGPVVFNQERVGKNGKRFQMHKFRSMVTDAETKVSALAPETDAGNEVLFKIKDDPRITRVGRFIRRYSIDELPQILNVLKGEMSLVGPRPPLPREVAKYEDHVHRRLLVQPGITGLWQVSGRSDLSWNDTVRLDLYYVENWSLAQDVLIIFKTFRAVVASKGAY; this is translated from the coding sequence ATGCTCAGCGACGCCATCATGGTGTTCTTGGCCCTGACCACAGCCAACATCTGGCGCTTCGGCCTGACCCGCGAGCAGCTCCACGTGGACGAGACCGCCACCTCCTACTGGTCCGTGACGGCCATCATCGCCGTGGTCTGGTGGGTCTTCCTGGGTCTGTGGGGGTCCCGCTCACCCGGCATTCTCGGCCAGGGATTCGAGGAGTACAAGCGCACCGTCTCCGCAACGCTGTCTCTCTTCGGCGCCATCGCCATCCTGTCCTACCTCTCCCGCGTGGACACGTCCCGCGGCTACGTCGCCATCGCCCTCCCGGCAGGCCTGCTCCTCCTGCTCCTCTCGCGTGCGTTCTGGCGCCGGAGGCTCATCCAGGCGCGTCTCGCTGGCCACTGGAACTACCGAGTCATGCTCCTCGGCAGCCCGAGCAGCGTGCTCCACCTGCACTCGTCCCTGTCCGCCCATCCCCAGGCGGGATACGACCCGATCGTCGCGTACCTCCCCGGCTTCTCCCGGACCGCGCCGAACGGTGACGAGCTTCCCCTGCCCGTGGCCGGCACAAGCCTCCAGGTGGACGGCATTCTCGCCGCCATCGAGGACTACCGCCTCGACGCGGTGGCCATCTCCTCGAGCGCGTCACTGTCCCCGCGCGCCATCCGCCGGCTCGGATGGGAGCTCGCGGACCGCCACATCCGGCTGATCATGGCGCCCGCGCTGACCGACGTCGCCGGCCCCCGCATCCACACCCAGCCCATCGCCGGCCTGCCGCTCATCCACGTCTCGACTCCCCGCCTCAGCGGCATCAACGCATTCCTCAAGCGCTCCTTCGATGTCGTCCTCGCCTCGCTCGCGGCGATCCTCCTCTCCCCCGTCCTCATTGCCACGGCCCTCGCCGTCAAGCTGGACTCCCCGGGGCCTGTGGTCTTCAACCAGGAGCGAGTGGGCAAGAATGGCAAGCGCTTCCAGATGCACAAGTTCCGTTCGATGGTCACCGACGCGGAGACCAAGGTCTCGGCGCTCGCCCCCGAGACGGATGCGGGAAACGAGGTCCTCTTCAAGATCAAGGACGACCCGCGCATCACCCGCGTCGGCCGCTTCATCCGCCGCTACTCCATTGACGAGCTGCCCCAGATCCTCAATGTCCTCAAGGGCGAGATGAGCCTCGTGGGCCCGCGCCCACCGCTTCCGCGCGAGGTCGCGAAGTACGAGGACCATGTGCACCGCCGCCTCCTCGTCCAGCCGGGCATCACGGGCCTCTGGCAGGTCTCTGGGCGCTCGGACCTCTCCTGGAACGACACGGTCCGCCTGGACCTCTACTATGTCGAGAACTGGTCCCTCGCGCAGGACGTCCTCATCATCTTCAAGACGTTCCGGGCGGTCGTGGCGTCCAAGGGCGCGTACTAG
- the alr gene encoding alanine racemase produces MRDAYGTVTMLPERAATVDLGALVSNARSIAARIAPSRLMTVLKADAYGHGAAAAGRALAGAGFRDFGVAHVSEALELREAVGPEPRILAWLHTSATDFAAALRAGIELGVNGSELDAILEAARATGCTPRLHAIVDTGLGRNGAVSETWDAFFARLAELSASGRAVVVGIMSHLAVADEPGRPETDLQRQAFERAVETAGRHGLSPLQRHLANTPASLVREDLRYEMCRVGLGLYGLSPFSDRAAEEFGLRPVMTLSTRVSLVKRVEEGHGASYGLLWTAPTPTHLGLVPLGYADGIPRVAEGLRVRIGGVDQPVVGRIAMDQMIVDLGADESAMDLLGADAVVFGAGGQPVEDVAAAAGTINYEIVTRISPRVERVWTEPEGLGALVGPSGSRVFAAETAEEMRALGARLGQVLEPGDVLVLTGDLGAGKTTLTQGIAEGLGVSGRVTSPTFVLARVHPNDPEGPRPGGPDLVHVDAYRLGDEGGLDGLALEDTAHSSVTVVEWGEHLPAGLGTRTVRVRIGRAGAPDTVTEADGTLDFGSDDAAADPRTISVSLDAPAAAAGREESQND; encoded by the coding sequence ATGCGAGACGCATACGGGACCGTGACCATGCTGCCGGAGAGAGCCGCCACCGTGGACCTCGGCGCGCTCGTCTCCAACGCACGGAGCATCGCGGCTCGGATCGCCCCCTCCCGCCTCATGACCGTCCTCAAAGCGGACGCGTACGGGCACGGGGCAGCGGCCGCCGGGCGCGCGCTCGCGGGGGCCGGCTTCAGGGACTTCGGGGTCGCGCACGTGAGCGAGGCACTCGAGCTGCGGGAGGCCGTTGGCCCCGAGCCGCGCATCCTCGCCTGGCTGCACACGAGCGCCACGGACTTCGCAGCGGCCCTGCGCGCGGGGATCGAGCTGGGTGTCAACGGCTCAGAGCTCGACGCCATCCTCGAGGCCGCCCGCGCAACGGGCTGCACGCCCCGACTGCACGCGATCGTCGACACGGGGCTCGGCCGCAACGGGGCCGTCTCCGAGACGTGGGACGCGTTCTTCGCGCGCCTCGCGGAGTTGTCGGCGAGCGGCCGCGCCGTCGTCGTCGGCATCATGAGCCACCTGGCCGTGGCCGACGAGCCCGGCCGTCCCGAGACGGACCTCCAGCGGCAGGCTTTTGAGCGGGCCGTGGAGACGGCCGGGCGGCATGGGCTGAGCCCCCTGCAGCGGCACCTGGCCAACACGCCCGCTTCCCTCGTCCGCGAGGATCTGCGCTACGAGATGTGCAGGGTGGGCCTGGGGCTCTACGGCCTCAGCCCCTTCAGCGACCGGGCGGCCGAGGAGTTCGGGCTCCGGCCGGTCATGACGCTCTCGACCCGAGTCTCCCTCGTCAAGCGCGTCGAGGAAGGTCACGGCGCCTCGTACGGGCTCCTGTGGACGGCGCCCACGCCGACGCACCTCGGGCTCGTGCCGCTCGGGTATGCGGACGGCATTCCGCGCGTGGCGGAGGGGCTGCGTGTGCGGATCGGCGGGGTGGACCAGCCTGTGGTGGGGCGCATTGCCATGGACCAGATGATCGTGGATCTGGGCGCTGACGAGTCGGCGATGGATCTGCTCGGGGCGGACGCCGTCGTCTTCGGAGCGGGAGGGCAGCCGGTTGAGGACGTCGCCGCCGCGGCGGGCACGATCAACTACGAGATTGTCACGCGCATCTCCCCGCGCGTGGAGCGGGTCTGGACGGAGCCCGAGGGCCTGGGCGCGCTCGTGGGGCCCTCCGGCTCGCGGGTCTTCGCCGCGGAGACGGCCGAGGAGATGCGGGCGCTCGGGGCGAGGCTCGGACAGGTCCTGGAGCCCGGCGACGTCCTCGTCCTCACGGGCGACCTCGGCGCGGGCAAGACGACCCTGACCCAGGGCATCGCCGAGGGGCTCGGGGTCAGCGGCCGCGTCACGTCTCCGACCTTCGTCCTCGCCCGAGTCCACCCCAACGACCCCGAGGGCCCGAGGCCCGGCGGGCCCGACCTCGTCCACGTCGACGCCTACCGGCTCGGCGACGAAGGCGGCCTCGACGGGCTCGCGCTCGAGGACACGGCCCACTCCAGCGTGACCGTCGTCGAGTGGGGCGAGCACCTGCCTGCCGGGCTCGGCACGCGCACCGTGAGGGTGCGCATCGGGCGCGCGGGCGCGCCTGACACGGTGACTGAGGCGGACGGGACCCTTGACTTCGGGTCCGACGACGCGGCCGCCGACCCGCGAACCATTTCCGTCTCGCTCGACGCCCCCGCGGCGGCAGCAGGGCGCGAGGAGAGCCAGAATGACTGA
- the tsaB gene encoding tRNA (adenosine(37)-N6)-threonylcarbamoyltransferase complex dimerization subunit type 1 TsaB translates to MTENRTAPAYVLGIDTSARASVAAVDLADPEGVLASEESGDATSHAEELAGMVSRLTQRWGRPARVAVGMGPGPFTGLRVGVAAAEALAFAWGVPLDTVDSLDALREDVVSAAPAPAGSEDETTPPAQNGGEALLVATDARRREIYWALYSPEGRRLAGPAVGAARQAAERARELWPGAMSVVGEGALLYADALDEALPAARRHLGEAARPSAAGVARIAAHALAAGAALPRLGVQYLRDSDAKLPAQRGRATA, encoded by the coding sequence ATGACTGAGAACCGCACCGCCCCCGCCTACGTCCTGGGCATCGACACCTCGGCCCGCGCGAGCGTCGCCGCCGTGGACCTCGCGGACCCCGAGGGGGTGCTCGCCTCCGAGGAAAGCGGCGACGCGACATCGCACGCCGAGGAGCTCGCCGGCATGGTCAGCCGCCTCACGCAGCGCTGGGGCCGCCCTGCCCGCGTGGCCGTCGGCATGGGGCCGGGGCCCTTCACCGGACTGCGCGTGGGCGTGGCCGCCGCGGAGGCCCTGGCCTTCGCGTGGGGCGTGCCCCTCGACACGGTGGACTCCCTGGACGCGCTGCGCGAGGACGTGGTCAGCGCCGCCCCCGCCCCCGCCGGGAGCGAGGACGAGACGACACCGCCCGCGCAGAACGGGGGCGAGGCCCTGCTTGTGGCCACCGACGCCCGCCGCCGCGAGATCTACTGGGCGCTGTACTCGCCGGAGGGCCGCCGCCTGGCAGGCCCTGCCGTGGGCGCCGCGCGCCAGGCCGCCGAACGGGCCCGGGAACTCTGGCCCGGGGCCATGAGCGTCGTCGGCGAAGGAGCGCTCCTCTACGCTGATGCCCTCGACGAGGCCCTGCCGGCCGCGCGCCGCCACCTCGGAGAGGCCGCGCGCCCCTCCGCTGCCGGCGTGGCGCGCATTGCCGCCCACGCCCTCGCAGCCGGCGCGGCGCTGCCCAGGCTCGGCGTGCAGTACCTCCGCGACTCGGACGCCAAGCTGCCAGCGCAGCGTGGACGGGCCACGGCGTGA
- the rimI gene encoding ribosomal protein S18-alanine N-acetyltransferase encodes MTGESALPAAAGAARWRHLRTDDLDEIMGLEDQLFGADAWPRDGFEAELLQPETREYVAAEAGGRIIAYGGIMCVPPIADIQTIGVAREAQGRGLGRALLRRLVEASRARGAEDILLEVREDNAPARALYESEGFSQIHVRKRYYRDGCDALIMQLKLTPTGDPR; translated from the coding sequence GTGACGGGGGAGAGCGCCCTGCCCGCAGCTGCCGGAGCCGCCCGGTGGCGCCACCTCCGGACGGACGACCTCGATGAGATCATGGGGCTCGAGGACCAGCTCTTCGGCGCCGACGCCTGGCCCCGGGACGGCTTCGAGGCGGAGCTCCTCCAGCCGGAGACACGGGAGTATGTTGCCGCTGAGGCGGGCGGGCGGATCATCGCGTACGGAGGCATCATGTGCGTGCCGCCCATCGCGGACATCCAGACCATCGGCGTCGCCCGCGAGGCCCAGGGGCGCGGGCTCGGGCGCGCGCTGCTCCGACGGCTCGTCGAGGCGAGTCGCGCCCGCGGGGCCGAGGACATCCTCCTCGAGGTGCGCGAGGACAACGCGCCTGCCCGCGCGCTCTACGAGAGCGAGGGCTTCTCCCAGATCCACGTCCGCAAGCGCTACTACCGTGACGGGTGCGACGCCCTCATCATGCAGCTGAAGCTCACACCGACAGGAGACCCCCGATGA
- the tsaD gene encoding tRNA (adenosine(37)-N6)-threonylcarbamoyltransferase complex transferase subunit TsaD: protein MTARDEPLVLGIESSCDETGIGIVRGQTLLANAVASSMDLHAAYGGVIPEIAARAHVEAMVPTLQAALAEADVTLEDVDAIAVTAGPGLNGALMVGVAAAKALALAANKPLYGVNHLVAHVGVAVLEGGSLPDRLGALLVSGGHTEILRVRSLADDVELLGSTIDDAAGEAYDKVARMLGLGYPGGPVVDRLAAEGNPKAIRYPRGLTLPKFTGTAEEPGPHRHDFSFSGVKTAVSRSLDHFEREGLEVPVADVCASFQTAVADVLTAKAVRACQEHGLDTLLLGGGVAANAGLRRLLAARCQSAGITLRVPPLRLCTDNGAMVAALGAHLVAHGVEPSGLDFATDPSLPVTRVSIPAA, encoded by the coding sequence ATGACCGCACGCGACGAGCCCCTCGTCCTCGGGATCGAGTCCTCGTGCGACGAGACCGGAATCGGGATCGTCCGCGGCCAGACGCTCCTCGCGAACGCCGTGGCGAGCTCGATGGACCTTCACGCCGCCTACGGGGGCGTCATCCCCGAGATCGCGGCCCGCGCCCACGTCGAGGCCATGGTGCCCACCCTCCAGGCGGCGCTCGCGGAGGCGGACGTGACGCTCGAGGACGTCGACGCGATCGCCGTGACCGCGGGCCCCGGTCTCAACGGCGCCCTCATGGTCGGGGTCGCGGCGGCCAAGGCCCTCGCGCTCGCGGCGAACAAGCCGCTCTACGGGGTCAACCATCTCGTGGCGCACGTGGGCGTCGCCGTCCTCGAGGGCGGGAGCCTCCCAGACCGCCTGGGCGCCCTCCTCGTCTCCGGGGGGCACACCGAGATCCTTCGGGTGCGCTCTCTGGCCGACGACGTCGAGCTGCTCGGCTCAACCATCGACGACGCTGCGGGGGAGGCCTACGACAAGGTCGCCCGGATGCTCGGACTGGGATACCCCGGCGGCCCCGTCGTCGACCGCTTGGCCGCGGAGGGGAATCCGAAGGCCATCCGGTACCCGAGGGGGCTCACGCTGCCGAAGTTCACGGGGACGGCGGAGGAGCCGGGCCCGCACAGGCACGACTTCTCGTTCTCCGGCGTCAAGACAGCCGTCTCGAGGAGCCTCGACCACTTCGAGCGAGAGGGCCTCGAGGTGCCCGTGGCGGACGTCTGCGCGAGCTTCCAGACCGCAGTGGCGGACGTGCTCACGGCGAAGGCGGTCCGCGCGTGCCAGGAGCACGGGCTGGACACCCTCCTGCTTGGGGGAGGCGTCGCCGCCAACGCTGGGCTGCGGAGGCTGCTCGCGGCGCGGTGTCAGTCCGCAGGGATCACCCTGCGCGTACCCCCGCTGCGGCTCTGCACGGACAACGGGGCGATGGTCGCCGCGCTCGGGGCGCACCTCGTGGCCCACGGGGTGGAGCCCTCGGGGCTGGACTTTGCGACGGACCCGTCCCTGCCCGTGACCCGTGTGAGCATCCCCGCCGCCTGA
- a CDS encoding glutamate--cysteine ligase, translating to MKIDFAKSAQSTLGLEWEIALVDPTTGDLVPKAPEVLAAAIARQKGLAQGDEHPFIKRELLENTVELVTGVNSTVPEAIADLGGCLDELRAVTDELGVELYCQGSHPFGGPRLQSVSDKERYSRLLDRTQWWGQQMLIYGVHVHVGIDSVDKALPVVNTLARYVPHFQALTASSPYWSGDETGYASQRALIFQQLPTAGLPWQFSDWSEYEGYVEDMFRTGVVDELNEIRWDIRPVPNLGTVEMRVCDGLASLREIGAITSLTQCLVHETSAAVDAGVEVPPLQPWHVKENKWRAARYGLEAIVILDREGTERLVTEHLAEDVIPRLRPIAESLGCAEQLEDVLAIIEAGAGYQRQRWVAEQASGDLTAVVLDGVARLRNNELPTAAAGHPKA from the coding sequence GTGAAGATCGATTTTGCGAAGTCGGCGCAGTCCACCCTGGGTCTCGAGTGGGAGATCGCACTGGTTGACCCGACCACGGGCGACCTGGTCCCCAAGGCACCCGAGGTCCTGGCCGCGGCCATCGCCCGCCAGAAGGGGCTCGCACAGGGTGACGAGCACCCCTTCATCAAGCGGGAGCTCCTTGAGAACACCGTCGAGCTCGTCACGGGCGTCAACTCGACCGTCCCCGAGGCCATCGCGGATCTCGGCGGCTGCCTCGACGAGCTGCGCGCGGTGACGGACGAGCTCGGCGTCGAGCTCTACTGCCAGGGCTCCCACCCGTTCGGCGGGCCCCGCCTGCAGAGCGTCTCGGACAAGGAGCGCTACTCGCGGCTTCTCGACCGCACCCAGTGGTGGGGCCAGCAGATGCTCATCTACGGCGTCCACGTCCACGTCGGGATCGACTCAGTGGACAAGGCCCTGCCCGTCGTCAACACGCTGGCCCGCTACGTCCCGCACTTCCAGGCGCTCACCGCCTCGAGCCCCTACTGGAGCGGCGACGAGACCGGCTACGCATCCCAGCGCGCCCTGATCTTCCAGCAGCTGCCGACGGCGGGCCTGCCCTGGCAGTTCTCGGACTGGTCCGAGTACGAGGGCTACGTTGAGGACATGTTCCGCACGGGCGTCGTCGACGAGCTCAACGAGATCCGGTGGGACATCCGCCCCGTGCCGAACCTCGGGACCGTGGAGATGCGCGTGTGCGACGGGCTCGCGAGCCTCCGCGAGATCGGGGCCATCACCTCCCTGACCCAGTGCCTCGTCCACGAGACGAGCGCCGCCGTCGACGCGGGGGTCGAGGTGCCGCCGCTGCAGCCGTGGCACGTCAAGGAGAACAAGTGGCGCGCGGCCCGCTACGGGCTCGAGGCGATCGTCATCCTCGACCGGGAGGGAACCGAGCGCCTCGTCACCGAGCACCTGGCGGAGGACGTCATCCCTCGTCTGCGCCCCATCGCCGAGTCCCTCGGATGCGCCGAGCAGCTCGAGGACGTCCTCGCGATCATCGAGGCCGGGGCCGGCTACCAGCGCCAGCGCTGGGTCGCCGAGCAGGCCAGCGGGGACCTGACGGCCGTGGTGCTCGACGGCGTCGCGCGCTTGCGCAACAACGAGCTCCCCACGGCGGCCGCAGGACACCCGAAGGCCTAG
- a CDS encoding glycoside hydrolase family 3 N-terminal domain-containing protein, producing MALLASGCSGAPEPQASSSASPSASSSGTTTGSTPSTGPAASPSASPSASARASASPSASDRPEPLEDKLAGPSEEQYETAKKYVQGMSTADKAGAVLVQKYAGTDPNRAAALARDLKLGGTIIMGDNIPMGADGAADLDELRSALSTLTAGVKSRPWGSILTIDQEGGAVARLRAPLTEWPTPMTFGAAGDTTRTEKAAAAMNSELGGLGFNLNNATLADMTIGADDPTIGARSYGSEQGLVSRMAVASIEGAAKAGVVTSVKHFPGHGSVTTDSHVGLPVQKKSLAELKRTDFVPFQQTIDAGASVMMMGHIEVPALQAGVPSSLSAPAYRQLRSMGFTGVIMTDALNMGAITEQYGASEAAVKALSAGADLLLMPEDVAEAHSGIVSAVAAKKIPVSRLDEAATRVVALGLWQKSLVAQRMRVAEPGSGADAARSASAAGATLLTGQCTGRLLPSKTVTLVSGTAEEKQRFMDAAKAAGLTVGPGGRRVALAADGSAPVDADIAVATDGPWVLASSPAKVKIALYSSTPPAFAALSAILLGTVKPGGHLPTKVGTYPVGTGCGE from the coding sequence GTGGCTCTCCTTGCATCCGGCTGTTCCGGCGCACCCGAGCCGCAGGCGTCGTCGTCGGCCTCGCCCTCCGCGTCCTCCTCCGGGACGACGACGGGGAGCACGCCCAGCACAGGCCCCGCCGCGAGCCCCTCTGCGAGCCCCTCCGCGAGCGCCAGGGCCAGCGCCTCGCCGAGCGCCTCGGACCGCCCGGAGCCGCTCGAGGACAAGCTGGCAGGGCCCAGCGAGGAGCAGTACGAGACGGCCAAGAAGTACGTCCAGGGGATGAGCACCGCGGACAAGGCCGGTGCCGTCCTCGTGCAGAAGTATGCCGGCACGGACCCGAACCGCGCGGCCGCACTGGCGCGGGACCTGAAGCTCGGCGGCACGATCATCATGGGCGACAACATCCCCATGGGTGCGGATGGGGCCGCCGACCTGGACGAGCTCAGGTCTGCCCTCTCCACGCTCACGGCCGGGGTGAAGAGCCGCCCGTGGGGGAGCATCCTCACGATCGACCAGGAGGGCGGGGCCGTCGCGCGGCTGCGGGCGCCCCTGACCGAGTGGCCCACGCCCATGACCTTCGGCGCCGCCGGGGACACCACGCGGACGGAGAAGGCGGCGGCCGCGATGAACTCCGAGCTCGGCGGGCTGGGGTTCAACCTCAACAATGCGACGCTCGCGGACATGACCATCGGAGCGGACGACCCGACGATCGGGGCCCGCTCCTACGGCTCGGAGCAGGGCCTCGTCTCGCGCATGGCCGTCGCAAGCATCGAGGGGGCCGCGAAGGCGGGCGTCGTCACGAGCGTCAAGCACTTCCCGGGTCACGGCTCCGTGACGACCGACTCGCACGTCGGCCTGCCTGTGCAGAAGAAGTCCCTCGCCGAGCTCAAGAGGACGGACTTCGTCCCGTTCCAGCAGACCATCGACGCGGGGGCGAGCGTCATGATGATGGGCCACATCGAGGTCCCGGCCCTCCAAGCCGGCGTGCCGTCCTCCCTGTCCGCGCCTGCGTACAGGCAGCTGCGCTCCATGGGGTTCACGGGCGTCATCATGACCGACGCGCTCAACATGGGCGCGATCACCGAGCAGTACGGGGCCTCCGAGGCGGCGGTCAAGGCCCTCTCGGCGGGCGCTGACCTGCTGCTCATGCCGGAGGACGTCGCCGAGGCCCACTCCGGGATCGTCTCCGCCGTCGCCGCGAAGAAGATCCCCGTGTCGCGGCTCGACGAGGCGGCCACGCGCGTCGTCGCCCTCGGTCTGTGGCAGAAGTCTCTCGTCGCTCAGCGCATGAGGGTTGCGGAGCCGGGGAGCGGGGCGGACGCGGCGCGCTCCGCCAGCGCGGCCGGTGCCACGCTCCTCACGGGGCAGTGCACGGGCCGCCTGCTGCCCTCGAAGACCGTGACGCTCGTGTCCGGGACGGCGGAGGAGAAGCAGCGATTCATGGACGCCGCGAAGGCCGCCGGGCTCACCGTGGGCCCGGGGGGCAGGCGCGTCGCGCTCGCGGCGGACGGCTCCGCGCCCGTGGACGCGGACATCGCGGTGGCCACGGACGGGCCCTGGGTCCTCGCGTCCTCGCCCGCGAAGGTCAAGATCGCACTGTACTCGTCCACGCCGCCGGCGTTCGCGGCCCTCTCAGCCATCCTCCTCGGAACGGTCAAGCCCGGCGGTCACCTGCCCACGAAGGTCGGGACGTATCCGGTCGGCACGGGCTGCGGCGAGTAG